The following coding sequences lie in one Myxococcota bacterium genomic window:
- a CDS encoding haloalkane dehalogenase: MPPWNLVVRRARVAALGLSLTVAATSCAVHAPPAEPSAFARAKQRVTVEGVEMAYIERGAGRPIVFLHGNPTSSYLWRNVWPHAEPHGRVLAPDLVGMGDSAKLPPRTPDGADGRYRFVEHRRYLEAFLAAVSGDDDVVLVVHDWGSALGFDWARRYPERVRGIAHMEAILRPARFGDMAFSQSLLFRAMRGGLGEWLILRRNFFVDSLVPRLVMRELSEAELAEYRAPYRAAGEDRRPTLTWPREIPIDGTPEDTLEIVEANLAYLQDSQTPKLFVRAEPGALVRGKTVELARGFPNQTETVVAGLHYVQEDSPDAIGEALSAWLETLP, translated from the coding sequence ATGCCCCCCTGGAATCTCGTCGTCCGTCGCGCCCGCGTCGCCGCGCTCGGACTCAGCCTCACCGTTGCGGCCACCAGCTGCGCGGTGCATGCCCCGCCGGCCGAACCCTCCGCGTTCGCGCGCGCGAAGCAGCGTGTCACCGTCGAGGGCGTCGAGATGGCCTACATCGAGCGCGGCGCGGGGCGCCCGATCGTCTTCCTGCATGGCAATCCCACGTCGTCGTACCTCTGGCGCAACGTCTGGCCCCACGCCGAACCCCATGGTCGGGTGCTGGCCCCCGACCTCGTGGGCATGGGCGACTCGGCGAAGCTTCCGCCGCGCACTCCCGACGGGGCCGACGGGCGCTACCGCTTCGTCGAACATCGCCGCTATCTCGAAGCCTTCCTCGCGGCCGTGAGTGGCGACGACGACGTGGTGCTCGTCGTACACGACTGGGGTTCGGCCCTCGGCTTCGACTGGGCGCGTCGCTACCCCGAGCGGGTTCGCGGCATCGCCCACATGGAGGCGATCCTGCGTCCGGCGCGCTTCGGCGACATGGCGTTCAGCCAGTCGCTGCTGTTTCGCGCGATGCGCGGCGGGCTGGGCGAGTGGCTGATCCTGCGCCGGAACTTCTTCGTCGACTCGCTGGTCCCGCGGCTCGTGATGCGCGAGCTCAGCGAAGCCGAGCTCGCCGAGTACCGGGCCCCCTATCGCGCCGCGGGGGAGGACCGACGGCCGACCCTCACCTGGCCGCGCGAGATTCCGATCGACGGCACGCCAGAAGACACGCTCGAAATCGTCGAGGCCAACCTCGCCTACCTGCAAGACAGCCAGACACCGAAGCTCTTCGTCCGCGCCGAGCCCGGGGCGCTCGTCCGCGGGAAGACCGTCGAGCTCGCGCGCGGCTTCCCGAATCAAACCGAGACCGTCGTCGCCGGGCTGCACTACGTCCAGGAGGATTCGCCGGACGCGATCGGGGAGGCACTTTCCGCCTGGCTCGAGACCCTTCCCTAG
- a CDS encoding carboxymuconolactone decarboxylase family protein — MPDDDQRTRALEVMAQLFGGGIQGEKMPARDLAPEFFELASTACFGGFWSRPGLAIKERSLATVSQLAALGRTDELKIHLQGARNVGWTEGELIEVLMQTSQYAGIPAAVQALNAAAEVFGTGEPS; from the coding sequence GTGCCCGACGACGACCAGCGAACCCGCGCGCTCGAGGTGATGGCGCAGCTCTTTGGCGGAGGCATCCAGGGCGAGAAGATGCCCGCCCGCGACCTGGCACCCGAGTTCTTCGAGCTGGCGAGCACGGCCTGCTTCGGCGGGTTCTGGTCGCGCCCCGGGCTTGCCATCAAGGAGCGCAGCCTCGCCACGGTGTCGCAGCTGGCGGCCCTCGGGCGCACCGACGAGCTGAAGATCCACCTGCAGGGGGCGCGCAACGTGGGCTGGACCGAGGGCGAGCTGATCGAAGTCTTGATGCAGACCTCGCAATACGCGGGGATCCCGGCGGCCGTGCAGGCACTGAACGCGGCGGCCGAGGTGTTCGGCACGGGAGAGCCGTCGTGA